A single Blastopirellula retiformator DNA region contains:
- a CDS encoding phosphatidylinositol-specific phospholipase C/glycerophosphodiester phosphodiesterase family protein: protein MSLHRFLFVAMLLLLSPVAIVSAAENVASLLPRAHAHNDYLHPRPLLDALSHGFNSVEADIYLVDDQLLVAHWYHEISPYRTLEKLYLDPLKERVEAGDGHVYPNAPPLRLLIDLKSDGEKTYAALDKVLAKYADMLCRVEDGKYYPGAVEVVISGNRPKQMLAEQKLRYAGLDGRLGDLGGKTPKHLMPLVSDNWKSHFKWKGAGEIPAAEKEKLQRLVDQTHAEGREIRFWGSPDTPAMWRVLDECGVDAINTDKLSGLAEYLNDEQKSQQN, encoded by the coding sequence TTGAGTTTGCATCGCTTCCTGTTTGTCGCCATGTTGCTGTTGCTGTCGCCGGTTGCGATCGTCTCTGCCGCCGAAAACGTCGCGTCGCTCTTGCCCCGGGCTCACGCCCACAACGACTACCTGCACCCGCGACCTCTGCTGGACGCGTTGTCGCATGGCTTCAACAGCGTTGAGGCCGACATCTACCTGGTGGATGACCAACTGCTGGTCGCCCATTGGTATCACGAAATCAGCCCGTATCGCACGCTCGAGAAACTGTATCTCGATCCGCTGAAAGAGCGGGTCGAAGCAGGCGACGGCCACGTCTATCCCAATGCTCCGCCGCTGCGTCTGCTGATCGACCTGAAGAGCGACGGCGAGAAAACGTACGCGGCGCTCGACAAGGTGTTGGCCAAGTACGCCGACATGCTATGCCGGGTCGAAGATGGCAAGTACTACCCGGGCGCCGTCGAAGTGGTGATCTCCGGCAATCGCCCCAAGCAGATGCTCGCCGAACAAAAACTGCGCTACGCCGGGCTCGACGGGCGACTGGGAGACCTGGGCGGCAAGACGCCCAAACACCTGATGCCGCTGGTCAGCGACAACTGGAAGTCGCACTTCAAGTGGAAAGGGGCAGGGGAGATCCCGGCGGCCGAAAAGGAAAAGCTGCAGCGCCTGGTTGACCAAACCCACGCCGAAGGCCGCGAGATCCGCTTCTGGGGCTCGCCTGACACGCCGGCGATGTGGCGTGTGCTGGATGAGTGTGGGGTCGATGCGATCAATACTGACAAGCTGTCGGGGCTGGCGGAGTATTTAAACGACGAACAGAAATCGCAGCAAAACTAA